From the genome of Aspergillus oryzae RIB40 DNA, chromosome 4:
ACTAGTACTCCGTTCATCAGTTCTTAATCTAACTTCTACCAATGGACTATCCACCAGCGGGAAAGGCCAAACATTCATCAGCCGGCGACAAACAGACAGTCTATTCACCTATCAACTAGACATCAACGCTTCCAATCTGCgaaacaaggaagatgacgTAGGGGTCAGCATATTCCTGACGGAAGCATACCATTTCGACCTAGGgatcgttcttcttccacagACAGACAAGAATGACACGTCCGGTGAACTTGCACCCTATGTACGGTTCCGTGGAATGTCGGGTTATTCTGTCCCTGAGACTGTGTTTCCGTTTCCCCAGTACTTGTCTATTGATTCACCGATTACTCTGGAAATAAAGGCGTTCAACTGGACACATTACTCCTTTGCGGCGGGGCCGCGCGATGCTAGGCATCTTATGCAGACATATGGGATTGCGCGTGGAGAGCAGCTGAGTGCGGGTTTTACGGGGACGTTGGTGGGTCCTTATGCAACGACAAACGGCCGGGAGGGAAGTCAGAATGGGGAGTTTGAGGTGGCGGTTGGGAATTGGACATATTTGCCACAAGGGCAGATTATCAATTAGGATGGGAGCCACGATTTGCTGGTGTCTTAGAACGTCATACGGTATGATTCTACTTGATAGagaccatgatgatggagaagtAGGCTTATCCAGGTAACATTTACATTGAAAACAAGATAATAGGGTTTATAACATATTTCAACTGGCTGTCCAGTCGCTACTCGCTACTCCCCACATAAGCCTAGGTCCCGCCATAGACTGTCGGTAAATGCCGAGCTTTGCTGAAGAAATGGGGCATCGTTCAGCTGTGTACTCTCATTATCGGAGAGGTTTAATACAGCACCCGCAGTGGAAGCTGGAACAGGCCACATTCCGTCTAACGAAAAGAAGTCACACTCCCCGGATATAACCTCTTGCAAAGTTTCCATTTCTGACCACGATAGAGGCTCGTTAACCACTGCTTCCTCACTATTTGAATCTGCGGCAGGCAGTGACTTCGGCGGATTAGGCTCCTGATCTCGAGGCAAGCGTTCGATGGAGGGGAAGTTGGTAAAGGAACAGGGGCCTTCTAGAGCTCCACGGCCTGTCGAAATAGAATAGTCCACAACAGCAACCAGTTCAAAATAAACAGCTGGTTTCCGACTAAGCAGCTCCGATAAACCTCCCTTAGGGTACCGATCGACCGTAGATATAGCCGATTGAGATTTTCCATCCGAAGGCTGGTCTCGCTGTTTCGAGGGCCCTAAGCCACAGCGGGATACAGACGCGTCGAAAACGCGCACAATATCTCGAATCCAGGCGGAGATATAAGCGACATCGTACCGTATGCTATAGAGACGGGAAATCTCTGTGTAAAACTTAAGGAGCTGTTCTTGACGATGTCGGTCTATGTCGTTGCGACTCAGTCGAAGGTTGATATTTAACAGTATTTGAGGCGCAACGGTGTATGCGACCACCCCAATCGGTAGTTGGCCCGCGGTGCCGTCGATCACGAATCTTTTTACTCTTTCGTTCATGGTGGTGAGAGCATCCATCAAGTCGAGTTCTGAGGCTTCGAGATCTTGGGTGGTGGACTCTCCGTTCTTATGAGCGGAAAGGCAGAAGGATATGTATTGATAGAGTACTAGACGGGCGGatctagaaaagaaagtaagaacACATTTAGTCTAGTGACCCTCGTAGCATGGTATCTTCAGCTCTTACTGGTAGTATAATGAGGTCAATTGACAATAAAAGACAACCGAGTGGTGCCACCGGGAATCAGATGGAGATACCTGAATCATGTGTTTCGATTCCCAGTATTGGAGACTCTCTTTAAGGTCATCAGCGCGAGCCGATATGAGCTCCAAGGCGTGTTCAAGGTTCTGAGGATCCGCTGGAGGATAAACCGTCATAAGTAGTAGGGTCACCGCTGCAGCGAAGTGGCACTGGCTCGTTAGGATTTCAATCAGCTTTTTCTTGGTCGTCGCGTCGTAGACCTCCGAGGCGTGaacctcatcttccaagTCTTCACACATGAGGGGAGAATGTGATGCTACATCAAAGTGAGATGGATGAATCTGGAGAGATCGTCGCACTCCCAAAGAGAGTAGCCTGTCGCGAAGGATTAAGCACCACCACAGACGTTTAAGCCTAACTCGAGTAGTCTTTTCATTGACAGGGTAACGATGATACGCATGGGCATTCACTGCGCGAGCGTGCTGTATTCCAAGTGCTAGCCACATTGTGTTGCTAAGCTGATCCGTGCTACAGCACCGATACGTGAGCAGAATTGCAGCCTGACAAAGCCGAAGCTGGTCGTCCTCGAGGTTGAAATCATATATCAACTGGCTCTCTGTTTAGTGCGTCTTTCGTGGCAAGCTGTGGGGGCATGAGAGTTCGGTACCTTAGCGCGCTTGTAGAAAGTATCCCGGAGAGAGATGATTGATTGCGCACCGCTTCGTTTTACATACTCGACGGGAAGATACTGCGGTGTTGTCAGTGAAGATATATGTGGTTTAAAACAAAGACGTAGACATACACTGCTCGCGACAAATAACATTGCCTGGAAGGtgagcaaggagaagggcttgcCTCGTTCTCGCTGGCGGAACATAGCCCAGAATTCAGCCTCATTAATTACGGGCAGGCAAGGATGCACATAGAGAAAGTAATGGGAAATGAGAGTCTCAAGAAATTCACCAGACGGTACATTGAAACACTTCTGTGAATCCAGGTAGGCAATATCTGATGGTGGCAAACGATGCAGATTGGGGACAGTTAGGTAGGGGTAGTATGCAAAAGGGACCAATGTCGAAGCTATTGATTCCCTGGAACCTACATTTGATTAGTGGCTAGATCACAACAGTGATAACGACGGGCAATGAGACTATACTGGAATTTGGAATTTGACGTGGTGCCGGCTTCAGGCAGACAGCGTTATTATCCCTTCCCTGTTCCCTAGTGTCGTGCGTATCCTGggaaccatcttcaagccTGCTTTCCGACGAGCGATCGTTGTCACGTTCATGCTTTGGTGCAAGGCAGCGAGGCAGTTTTCTCGGAGGGAGAACGCAGGCCCAGCCGTCCAGACGGCAGTTGACGCATGGTGGCCCTTCGATCGCCAGGTTACAACGCACCTTCCTACGTCGACAATGCTGGCATGCAAGAGCCGCCCGACGGGTTCGCCGGGTTCTTTGTCCATGGGCAACATCTGCAGACCCGTCGACCACCTGACGAGGTGAGTTAGGTAAGAAATGTGTGCTCATGGTCAAGACTACAACCGATACACCCTACGCATCTGGGTGGGAGTTCAGATGCAGTTCGCATAATGGTGATATTCCCGAGTTCAGATCagtgtctttctttccccgcAGTTCCGGTTGGTTTAACTCTAAATATGGAACTAAACTGTGGGGTTAAAGGTAATTCAGTATACGAAAGGACGGTCGTCGATCCATCCGAACATATCAGGTTATGAACGACGCTGATCGTCGGCACAAATGTAACCCCGGTCCTCCGAGCCAAGGGCAAGCTGCATAAGAAGTGCACAAGCTGACGAAAGGATTGGGTGCCCGCTTTTGACGCCGTGGGCCGGGCCTCGGTTATCCACAACATTCCACGCGCAGCTCCTCATTCGTTCAAGGCGCGAAGAACATGTTGCAACGTAAGCAATAGCCGCCGTTGTCAGAGTTATATAGGCATCTTAAAAAAGGCAGGAACTGGGAAGGGCCAAGACGGTTGGAATACTCATTGATCTAACACATCTATTGTACGAATGGATACATTGTGGGTCTTGGCATTTTCCAGCGGCGTGGCCACGCACCTGCTCCTTTATCGATCCGGCGAGTGGGACATTAAAGCGCCTAGTATCGTGAAGATATACACCCTACTTGGTGCAACCCTCGTCTATCTGGAACGTGCTGATTTACTAGATGGTTTCCCGGTTAGCACGCGTCCGAAATGGGGAATTGCAGTCATCTTATATCACATCTTCGGAGTCTACGCTAGTATGCTCTTTTATCGCGCCTTTTGGCATCGTCTTTGCGGCTTCCCCGGGCCATTTCTTGCCAGGCTTTCGAATTTCTACGTGACCTCACTTTCTGCCAAGAGACTACATCTCTACGAGGAGGTTCAAAAGCTGCATCAGCAGTATGGCGATTATGTTCGATTAGGTAATTCTCGTTCTGGCTGCTTCTCATTACCGGTTTAACACATTCTCATGATATATTTAATAGGTCCAACTGAACTCTCGATTGCCGATCCTCAAGCCGTAAAAGCCCTCTACAGTGGCCAGGCCAAAGTGACCAAAGGACCATGGTATACCGTGTTGGAGCCCCGAGTATCTCTCCAAATGTCgagagacaaaaaagaacacGCACGCCGCAGAAAGGTGTGGGATCAGGGCTTTAGTTCCAAAGGTGTGTGAATATGCCGTATTACCCCATGCTCCATGTGTTCTAACCCCATGGTAATTCAGCACTGCGCGACTATGAACCTCGTGTTTCTCATTACGCCAGGCAGCTTCTTGAAGCTGTCCGCAAGAATGTTGGCAAACCGATGGATATGGCGAAGTGGTTCAATTACTACAGCTTCGATGTCATGGGCGATCTGTCCTTTGGAAAATCCTTTAACATGCTGGCTGGAGGGCAAGATACGTACTTCTCGACTCAGCTGCATGCAGATATGAAGAGTATTGGTCTGTTTAGCCACCTGACATGGCTATTTCCGTTTTTCAAAAGAATCCCTATTCTCAATAAGGATTACCTCAAGTTCTGGGATTGGGTTGGAGGcagggtggaggagagaatTAAAGTATGACAAGGTTCTCGGTTTTATgacagaaaaacaaactaAAATTCAACAGAATGAACCAGATCGCCCAGACGTGTTTTCTTGGATCCTTGACGCTTTTCAAAATGgcccaaagacaaagcagGATCACCTTGACCTCCACGGTGACGCATACTTGATTATTGTTGCAGGAAGGTAAGGGGGCTCACTCACGCGCTCTAATCGTCATCAACTCACAATAGACTAATATGTGTAGTGATACTACTGCTGCCACCTTGACTAAtctgttcttccatctcgCGGCCGACCACACCTGGCAAGCAAAGCTCCAGGAAGAACTAGACGCATTGCCTGATTTGACCCAGGAGAAAGTGACAAATGTTAAGTTACTGGACGCACTTATCAATGAAACCCTGCGGTTGCATCCTGCTGTGCCATCCGGTACCCAACGATTGACTCCTCCGGAGGGTCTCCAGATCGGTGATAAGTATATACCTGGTGATGTGATGGTGTGCATACCGACGCACACATTATTTCGAGGTAGGTGATTAGCCTACGGAATCGCCTACACAATAGAAAGGGATGCTTACACCTTTTTAGACGAACGAGCCTTTGTCCGGCCGGACGAATTCCTTCCTCAGAGATGGATGACACAGCCGGAGCTCGTAAAAGACGCGTCCGTCTTCATCCCATTTAATGCGGGTATGTTCGACAGACTCGTGATTTTTATAGAGACAATTGCTTTTAGaacgcttcttctttgcgatACTAATGCATATGCCTAGGTCCGTATTCCTGCGTTGGGAAGCAACTTGCCCTGATGGAGCTCCGTCGTGTGACTGCCGAGATATTGACGAGATATGATGTTGAATTTGCCCAAGGGCAAACAACTGAGGATTTCCTGGATGGTAAGAGAGATACATTTACTCTGGTAACTGCGCCTTTGAAGTTGGTATTCCGTGAGAGGTGATAAACAATCTCCGGAACATGTGAAAGAAACTTGTTCAGTAGAACTCTACATGAACTTGGCCCTTTACAGTACACTTATTGCGTATTCGCCAGAGCAGTCAATATTCCATGAGTAAATCCGCTTACATTACTTTTACTGTGACGTCTTGGCACTGTACATATGTAAATGTGGAAGTGCGTGAGGGATTAGCCTTTTGACCGCAGGATACAGCACTATATAAATCAAAGTTAATTAGGTTATATCACAGAGGAATGATTCTCTCCCATTTAAATGGCCTTTAACTTTCTAGCTTATTCTCCTAGCACTAATTTCAAGCGTAATTAGAATCTATTTTATTGAACGGTCCTACCAAGATATATTGATTCCGGCACCAACCTAAAGAATGCATGACTTAGTCCAATGAAAACTTACGAAGTATGATACCTAAAAGCACAGGAACTACACATTACAAATGGGTCAAATGCTTCAAGTCACAGCAGAATGTACTCATCAAAAACCATCCACTACCGGGCGAACGGTGACGTATACGCTGTTTAATGTGGATAAATCTCTAACCTAGGCATCGGCCCGAGGCATAAAGATAAGCTTCATCACGTCTGTTATTCAACCCCGCGCCAAACAAGTCTTAACTGGCATGCAGGACAAATCCTAGTTTATTTATCAGACTCTGGTCTCCACTGtgaccaaaagaaacactCAAACCACCTTAGCCTTCCTAGTCCACCCTTATTGTGAGAGAACCttgtgaaaaaaaaaaaaaaaaaataaaaataaaataaaaataaaataaagaatgaTTACCACAACCGCTATCGTTGCTCGTGAGCCCGAAGAGCCACTGAGCATAAACTGGACGATGGAGGAGGTCGAGGTATATACGCCTGGTGAGGGAGAAATACTTGTGGAAATGCGCGCGACAGGCATTTGTCATACGGATATAGTTCTATCATCTGTACCAGCTGGGACAAGTGGAATCCAGTATCCAAAGATACTGGGACATGAAGGTATTTGATAATCCACAAAACCCCCTGATTGTATAAGCCGCGAGATGAGCTagataaatagataaaacaTTCGGGTTTCGGACATGCTAAACGGTAACAGGGGCCGGTATCGTACGCGCACTAGGTCAGAATGTGAAGTCCGTTGAGGTTGGAGATCCAGTTCTACTCTCTTACTACTCCTGTTCATCCTGTGCATCGTGTCAGAGCGCGCATCCTGCATATTGCGAGGCGTTCGCCGGGGAGAATTACGTTGGACGGCAGGGAGGAATGAAAATCAGTAAGAATGGGGAAGAGCCCTGGTCCAAATACTTTGGCCAGTCTAGCTTTGCCCGGCACAGTCTGGCGAGCGAAATCAGCGTTGTCAACGTTAAAGATATGATTAAGAGTGAAGACGAGCTCAAGCTCTTTGCGCCACTGGGATGTGGATTCCAAACTGGAATGGGCGCCATCTTGAACTCGTCTAATGCTGGCCcggatgatgttgtcatgATCTTGGGGCTGGGTGCTGTTGGGATGGGAGCGCTTATGGTATGGTTTTCTCAGTGCTCCATTCTGTGTTTTTCATAGGACTGATGACAAGATAATTAGACAGCCAAAATCCGTGAATGCAAAGCTATAATTGTTGTCGATAAGGTTGAGGCGCGCCTGGAACACGCCAAACGACTAGGGGCATCACATACCATCAACACAGGAACCCCTGATAAACCAAACTTAAAGGATGCCGTTCGTCAACTATTTCCCTCAGGGGCGTCAGTAGTCATCGATACCACAGGTGTTCCCACTCTGATTGAACAAAGCCTCCAGGCTACacagaaaagaggcaaaCTGGTGCTTATTGGGGTTCCTCCCTTAGGGTATGAGCTGAATGTCGATGTCGTACAGCATATAAATGTGAGTGACCTCGACCCTCCTTCCAAGCTCCAGAAAGTATTAACCATTTTCTATTGTAAATGATAGTCCGGTCGTTCGATAATAGGATGTATTGAAGGTGATTGTATTCCCGGCAAGGTTTGATAGCCCTCATCTTCTACGATTAAATCTATCGTAATTTCGATACTAACAATGACGAAGGCCATTCCGCAAATGATTCAATGGTATCGCGAAGGTCGCTTCCCAGTCGACCAGCTGGTCCGGCATTTTGATGTTAGTGACACTAGCCATCCGTCCTGGAGCGACACCCATTATGCTTACTGACATCTTTTAAAATTCTTAGGCCGCCGAATATAAACAGGCATTGAAGGACATGAAGGAAGGGACCGCGGTGAAACCTGTTCTCGTGTGGGAACATTAGTGATGGTATTCTATTGTCCATAATCAACCTGCCTACGGGACTTTCCGGAGAAGTGAAATAATCAGCGTTAGCATAGGTGTTGGGCTGAGGATCTGTAATGAAAGATTGTATATTTGGTGGTTGGCTCTTTAAGCGATCATGCAAGGCCAAAAAGACATCTGACACCAACAAGTCTAGTCACTACGCAACCCGTGAAGGTAAGGCTCAAAGGAATGAATTGGGGGCTGTCTTGTCACAAATCAACATGGCATTGGAATACCTAAAGCTAGAAACAAGATCACGTCTCACAGACCGAGAGCGCTGTCACAATTTAGACGAAGTGTAGCAAAACACCTCAAGAGGTGAGTTTGGCCAATTCGCTATTGACAGCCAAATTAGTAGTTGCGATCTCAGGGTACTGTGCCTTGGGAATGAATTGCAACTTCTTCACAGCGTCCCGCTGGAAGATAAGACAGTGAGTGGAACCACCACTATGGAAAGCCCCGATGACATCTCCTTTAGAGATagtctttccttcttctgtatTGTCAAACCAATCACATGTGGATACTTCGGACATTCCAACGGGTACAAAGCCAACCAGCCCGATCTTTGCGCCGCCTGTGACATTGGTGTCAACGATGAGGACACCACGTGCAGCAATATGGGTGATATAGCGCTGGGATACGTCTGGACCTGCTGGGTCAGGACCATTCGACCCTCCGAATCCTGCCGCAGCCGTTTCGGCGAAGTATGTTCCATCAATCAGGCTGCGATATACAACCTTGCCGGTAACTGGGGCATTCCAACAGTGGTAGGAGTCGGCACTCAGGAAGGCTTGATAGACTGAGCCGCCGACGAAGCCGTCAACGTAAGATGCAACTCTTTCGTCTTGAGTAGCTCCTAGCATATCATGAAGCGAGTATGGTGTTCCCTTGAGCCAGAAAGTGTTGCGACGCGAAACATCAGTGTCGAACGACAAAGGGAATGATTCGCAGGCGTTGACGACAGCCGCGTCAGCTACGGGGCGAACACCGTCCTTGAACCTTCGAGTGAAGAAATTATCCCAACAAGCATAGTTGAAGAAGTTCTCTTGGGTGCCGTTCGCAGGGTGCTGGAATATCTCCGAgaaagttttttttttatcagTCGTGGACTCATTCGCCTTGTTCACCAGCTGTTCGACTGCCGCGTCGGAACT
Proteins encoded in this window:
- a CDS encoding cytochrome P450 (predicted protein) gives rise to the protein MRGECDATSNMLFYRAFWHRLCGFPGPFLARLSNFYVTSLSAKRLHLYEEVQKLHQQYGDYVRLGPTELSIADPQAVKALYSGQAKVTKGPWYTVLEPRVSLQMSRDKKEHARRRKVWDQGFSSKAVRKNVGKPMDMAKWFNYYSFDVMGDLSFGKSFNMLAGGQDTYFSTQLHADMKSIGLFSHLTWLFPFFKRIPILNKDYLKFWDWVGGRVEERIKTNMCSDTTAATLTNLFFHLAADHTWQAKLQEELDALPDLTQEKVTNVKLLDALINETLRLHPAVPSGTQRLTPPEGLQIGDKYIPGDVMVCIPTHTLFRDERAFVRPDEFLPQRWMTQPELVKDASVFIPFNAGPYSCVGKQLALMELRRVTAEILTRYDVEFAQGQTTEDFLDGKRDTFTLVTAPLKLVFRER
- a CDS encoding uncharacterized protein (Zn-dependent alcohol dehydrogenases, class III), with product MITTTAIVAREPEEPLSINWTMEEVEVYTPGEGEILVEMRATGICHTDIVLSSVPAGTSGIQYPKILGHEGAGIVRALGQNVKSVEVGDPVLLSYYSCSSCASCQSAHPAYCEAFAGENYVGRQGGMKISKNGEEPWSKYFGQSSFARHSLASEISVVNVKDMIKSEDELKLFAPLGCGFQTGMGAILNSSNAGPDDVVMILGLGAVGMGALMTAKIRECKAIIVVDKVEARLEHAKRLGASHTINTGTPDKPNLKDAVRQLFPSGASVVIDTTGVPTLIEQSLQATQKRGKLVLIGVPPLGYELNVDVVQHINV
- a CDS encoding phosphatidylserine decarboxylase family protein (predicted protein), with product MQSVRIIPTYIERAPGAPATGSSLHSHGHWMPENVELRRAWLSSLLDKTKAEIPRKLRDNVENPVETFRKLIENDSTLYMLAHSMFDEVPEKAPYDRDPTTLKKQVRNYKTMLYLFNTLLTEVPEYFLRDNPNVPSGLIGFPFNIIVDWPMGTPSGRQFFLDTRVNKCLKDILNKWNEFLKDPTAQGNGNKGGNQALIDAGWSSDAAVEQLVNKANESTTDKKKTFSEIFQHPANGTQENFFNYACWDNFFTRRFKDGVRPVADAAVVNACESFPLSFDTDVSRRNTFWLKGTPYSLHDMLGATQDERVASYVDGFVGGSVYQAFLSADSYHCWNAPVTGKVVYRSLIDGTYFAETAAAGFGGSNGPDPAGPDVSQRYITHIAARGVLIVDTNVTGGAKIGLVGFVPVGMSEVSTCDWFDNTEEGKTISKGDVIGAFHSGGSTHCLIFQRDAVKKLQFIPKAQYPEIATTNLAVNSELAKLTS